DNA sequence from the Pedobacter schmidteae genome:
ATACCTGTCCGCATATTGACTCAATTGATAAGGTGGTTGTGGAACAGATGCGCTGCCCGCAGGCCTTTGTGGATATTTTTTTGTATAGTCGAACAAGGTAGTTCCGGTAAGTACCTCCGGATCGTAATTGTACAGTACAAAACCCGGCAGGTATTGTTCAGTACGTTGGCGTACTTCAGCTCCGGCCAAGGCGGTGATTTGGTGTTTGGTGTTAAATTCCTGCTGGTAGGTGATTTGCAGCCTGCCGGAATGGCTTAAGGTTTCGGCTTTGCCATTACCGCTAAGCATTGCACCATGAGGAATAATTTTAGTGCCATCGGTTTGGGTAAAGCGGTTTACCAGATTGCGTACGTAATAACTTTCGGTGGAGTAATAGCTTGCATCTGTTCCGCTATTTTGAATGTACTGATAGGTTAGGTTGGTATTAAAGTATTTGAGAAAGCTGTATTTGATCCCCCCGTTTAAACGCAGTTCGGTACTGCCAGATGTTTTGTCAGACAGACGTACTTCATCCAATGGGCGGTAATTCCAATCGAGTAGTTTGTTTGTGATGGCTTGATCTACATAGGCTTGCCTTAGCTGGTAGGGTATAGCTATCGGGTTTCCTTTTTCATCTGCAAAGCGCGTATAAGGCGAAATGCCTGATGGAGATTTGGTAGGGAAATCGGCCAAAGCCAGCCCATTGTTATGGCTGTTTTGGCGTGTGTAGATAATTGCCCCGGTGAGCTCCAGGTTTTGCAGGGGCTTAAAGCTATTTTGCAGGTTTAGGTTGAGGCGGTTCCCTTCGTCGCCAATGATGTAAGACCGGTTCCTGTCGTAACCTGCCGAAAGGTAATAGCGGTAAGCCTTTTCGCCACCATTGATGTTGAGTGCATATTGCTGGTTGATGCTGGGCTGGTAAAGGTAATGGAGTGCTTCGCTGCGGCTATCGATTGCTTTCATCAGGGCTTCCTGCGTATTAAAATCTGCATCACTTATTGTTCCTGTTTTCTTTTTGAAGAGCAGTTCAACATATGCGGGTAAAACAGTTTCCGGCAGCTGAGCATAGGTGTTTTTATCGAACAATTCTTTTTCAAAGCCCATTACCGTTGCCGAGGGTAGCCAGCGCTGGTTGTAATACAGGTTGGGCGAGTGGCCAATGGTGACATTGCTGTTGAGGCTGATGCTGTTTTTTTGGTTAAAACGGCCTTGTTTGGTAGTGATAACTATAACTCCATTGCCAGCCCTTGCGCCCCAGATGCTGGCAGCGGCAGCATCTTTTAGGATGGTTACGCTTTCTACATCATTGGGATTGATATTGTTGATGTCCCCTTCGTAAGGGAAGTTGTCAACTACGATCAATGGCGCTCCGTTGGAATTGATGGTGCTAAGGCCCCGTACGCGAAGATCCGGAGCATTAACACTTTCGCGGGAATTGCTGCGCCGATCGAAATGCAAACTGCTACTGACGCCTTCCAGCCTCTGGATGATATTGGTTCCCGTGCTGCGGTTGATCAATTGTTTATCAACATGGTCAAATGAGCCGGTTGCCCGTTCTTTGGGTATCTGGTAGTAACCAGTATTGATGACAACCTCGTTTAAGTTGATGGTGTCTTTTTTTGTTTTGAGCGTGTCGGGTTTAAGGGGCCGCTTTTGCTGTCCAGGCTGCTGTGCTTTGCTGCTTATATTTAGGCAAAGCATGGCCGTTACGATGGTTAGTATCGTTTTAAACATACGAATAATAGGTTTAGCGAACTGCTTTGATGCTGTTCGTTGTTAGTTAAATAATTAAAGAAAAACGGGTGTTGTGATTAGGAGGGTATTCCTAGTGTGGCGGACAGATAATGAGGGCGAAAACTTTGTTTTTGTTGGTTTGAGTAGTTTTCATCAGTTTACATTTTGTTTTTAAATGGTTGATGAGCAATCGGAGTTTTGCAACTCCAGATGGTTCATATTCTGTTAATTGTTGGTTTCAATTTAAAATATGAGCCTTGGCAAATAGGGCAGGTAGGATGCAAAAAAAAGGATGCACTATAGCGGGCCCTAGATACCACCTCACCTGGCTTCCGACGGCCCTGGGAATGGATTTACAATAGAGCCCATAACGCTATAGTGCACCCTCAAAGGTACAAAATATTCGTTATGGGCATTAATCTATTGTCTCTTCCCTAAATTGTCGGAATTTGGTGAGCGAGACTCTTGATTAATACTTCATTTTAGAAGCATTATATGTTTAATGTTTACTTTGTTTTATCGATATATGTTCTGTTAATTGTTATGTAAATGTATAAATAATTAAGTGTAAAGCAAAATAAATTTAGGTTTATTTGCTATTATTTTTAGTTTGTTTTTGACTGTAGTTTAGTAGTTCGGCATGACTGATTGTATATAGTTTTGCAATTTTTCGCAATGCGTTTTCTGTAGGGTATAAAATACCGGCTTCGTACCTTAAATAAGTGTAATAAGGGATTTGCAGCAGGAGGCATGTTTCTGGTTCTGACCGCTCGGCTGTTTGGCGCAGTAACCGGATTTTTTGACCCAGGGTTAGTGGCATTGTGTGGTTGACGGTATGGTTGGTTGTCATACGTAAATGTAATTAAAGTTTGTTTTTATTCCAAATTTGGAATAATAAATAATCCTGCAAAAGGCTCTTTTTGCTTGCATGGCTGAGCAATATATTGACAAAATATCCTTAAAATTGGTTCGTGAAAAGTTGTGGGAGATTGCGAATAAAAAACGCATCACCCTGGAAGATATTGAGGATAGAACCGGATTTAGCTATAGCCAGGTGTACCGAATAGTTAGGGGCACTAATAATATCTCGGTGAGTGGCTTGATTGCTGTCTGCAAAGCGCTGGAAGTTCAGCCAACAGAGGTGTTTGACTTTAGTTTGGAGATTCCGAAGTATCCTGCGGTGAGGAAGGAAAGGAAGGGGTGAGGGGTTATTGAAATAAATATACCTTGTATACGAATAGGTATATTGCAAAAGATTTTAGTAAATTTGTATAAGGAATCGCCAATAATAATTATGAAAGAAGTAACTATTAAATATAAAAGCAATAAAACCCTTGAAGCCTTGAAGGATTTGGGGAAATATTTGGGCTTTTCCGTTTCTGAAAGGGTTTCATCCAAAAGGAACGAGCAAAACCATATAAATGGTGTTACTGTGGTGCCAGGAGATGAATCTATAGATATTTCAGAATTGCATGAAGTATTTACCGGTAAAGGTTTAAATGCAACTCAACTCAGAAGTTCTGGATGGGAAAGAAAAAGATAATTTGTGATACAGATGTCTTGATCGATTATTTTGATGCCAGTCAAAAGCGCCACTCCAAAACCAAACTCATTTTAGACCAAAATATTGGACTTTCTAACATTTTAATTTCATCTATTACAAAAATGGAACTAATATTAGGTGCAACCAATAAGGCTGATCTTACAACTATCAGTAAAAAATTAAATAGGTTTAGTGTGCTGCTAATTAATGAAGCGATAAGCTTAAGGGCAATTGATCTTGTACAAACTTATGGGCTAAGCCATGGCTTGGCGCTTGCCGATTCAATGATAGCTGCTACTGCAATACAAACAGAATTGGAATTATTTACCTATAATGTCAAGGATTTCAGGTTTATAGCAAAGCTTGATATGTTTAGTGTAAAGTAGGTAATATCAAAAAATGCCAGGCTATGGTATTAGCGCTGCGCTGTGATCTAAATAGTGAAGTGCTGTGGTTCAGATCTGAACTCTTTTTTGTTCCAAATGGAACTTTATTTCCCCCGATTTGGAACCCTGTAAAAGGACTATCCCTCCTTATCTTTAGGTAAAGAATAAAGGAGGATTTATGCGTAAATATTTACTACTGCTGGATTTGTACTTAATGAAAAACAGGGAGGTAAGCCTGGTGCTTAAAAGTGGTTATACTTCTGCACGAATTGAGCGGTTTTGCAATGCCCTACAGTTTGTAGGGAGGATGAAACAGTTGAGCAAGGCTATTGATACAGGTGCCAATCAGGATTGCGCTTATGAACTGAGAAATTTTAAAGGATTGGAATGGATACTGGCCTGTAGATTTGCGAAGGGTGTTGTTGCATTGGAGCTATGGTTTGAGCAGCTTGGGTTTTGTGAAAAATTGGAAATGCCGTTTGACTGGAAAGGAAGCGCGCAGGAGTTTAGGGATGCGGTAGACAGGATGATCAGAAGATTGCCGAAATTTTTTTAGTTGTTTGTTATGAGAGACGAACTTAAACATTGGCTGATTGAACAATATCTGCTACCCGCCCTTGACCTGACCGTAAAAAATAATACTGATGTGTTGGCTGAATTGTATCAGTCTATTAAGTTGCTGCGTGTTGTGAAATATCAGGTGCTGGAAACTCCGGAGGACGAGGGCAGACTTTGGCTGCCTATAGATGCCATGGTACATGCTTATCATTATTGTGAGGTGGGGCAGTGCCCGCAAGGCATCAGGATATGGAGAAAGCTGGAATTGATTTTGCAACCTGCCAGCTTGTTTGGGCAGCAGCCGCTAACCGATTATATAGAGACATTGGAAGGGGGCAGGGTGCTTTCTATTGGTTACCCGGTGTTGAGAAAGTTAATGGCCGGTTGCCCGCCCTTGTTTGGTGCTTTGCTGAAGGCCGGGATAGCTAATGAAAGATATTATCACCAGCAGAGTAAGTTGTTGCAAATGTCAAATAGCGCGCGTTTGCTGGTGCTTAAAAAAGAAATCCCCTTGTTTATCAGGATAGCTTGTCAGCGATTGGTGGCGATGCATACAGGGATGCCTTTGCGGACTTACTGCGATCAGCTGAAAAAGATGAACAGGAAGAAGAAACCGGCATGATGCCGTGCTGATGCTATCGTTGCTAACCACAGCTAAAAAAGGTTGCAAATGTCATTTCACCCATTAAATTTTTAGATTATGGGAACGTATAAAAAAGGCGTCCTCGGGCCATTTCGAGGTAAGGTTGGTACAGTGATAGGTGCCATATGGAACGGGATACACTACATGCGGAGTTTGCCGGATGTGAGTGCGGATAACCCAACACAGGCACAGTTAAATGTGAGGGCCAGGTTTGCAATGGTTAACGAATTTTTGAAGGGCTTAAAGCCTCTGATAAAAGTTGGCTACCAGCAGTTTAATAATGGAACGACACCAATGAATGCTGCTTCGGCTTATCATTTGAAAAATGCTGTTACCGGAACAAGTATGCTAAATTATGCCATTGATTACCAGAAGGTGATGTTTAGCGTAGGGAATTTGCGGAAGCCGCTGGATACAGCAACAGCCGCTACAGCGCCTGCGCAGGTTGACTTTAGCTGGCAGAACAATGCACCCGCCGGTAGTACAGGTGGTACGGATAGGGCCAGCTTTTTGGTGTACAGCCCGGCGAAGAAGGAGTTTGTTGTTTTATCTGACGCAGCCGCACGCTCGGCACTGACCTATGTGTTGCAGTTGCCGCCGGAGTTTAGTGGTGATACCGTAGAATGCTGGATGGCGTTTACGAGTGTTGATGGCAAGGAAGTTTCGGATAGTGTGTATGTAGCACAACAGATTATAATTTAGCATCACTCCTCACAGGCTGCGCCAGCCAGGTTCCTGATAATTTAGCATCACTCCTCATAGGCTGCGCCAGCCAGGTGCCTGAAGGGGCACAGCCTGACAAGGCCTGTTCGGAGGATGCAAAATTATTGCTGATTGCGGGGAGTAGAGTTGCTATCTAATTGCGGGGTGCAGAGTTACTATCTGATTGTGGGGAGCAGAGTTGTTATCTGAGAGCGAGGAGCAGAGTCCGAGGAGTGGTGTTGCTGATGAGTAGCAGAACAAAGCTGGTGAACAGGTTTCACCGGCTTTCTAAAATT
Encoded proteins:
- a CDS encoding SusC/RagA family TonB-linked outer membrane protein, with the translated sequence MFKTILTIVTAMLCLNISSKAQQPGQQKRPLKPDTLKTKKDTINLNEVVINTGYYQIPKERATGSFDHVDKQLINRSTGTNIIQRLEGVSSSLHFDRRSNSRESVNAPDLRVRGLSTINSNGAPLIVVDNFPYEGDINNINPNDVESVTILKDAAAASIWGARAGNGVIVITTKQGRFNQKNSISLNSNVTIGHSPNLYYNQRWLPSATVMGFEKELFDKNTYAQLPETVLPAYVELLFKKKTGTISDADFNTQEALMKAIDSRSEALHYLYQPSINQQYALNINGGEKAYRYYLSAGYDRNRSYIIGDEGNRLNLNLQNSFKPLQNLELTGAIIYTRQNSHNNGLALADFPTKSPSGISPYTRFADEKGNPIAIPYQLRQAYVDQAITNKLLDWNYRPLDEVRLSDKTSGSTELRLNGGIKYSFLKYFNTNLTYQYIQNSGTDASYYSTESYYVRNLVNRFTQTDGTKIIPHGAMLSGNGKAETLSHSGRLQITYQQEFNTKHQITALAGAEVRQRTEQYLPGFVLYNYDPEVLTGTTLFDYTKKYPQRPAGSASVPQPPYQLSQYADRYLSYFGNAAYTYNSKYTISGSLRWDGSNLFGVKTNQKGVPLWSAGASWDISKESFYSIVNNAIPYLRLRATYGSAGNVNKSITTYPVISYTTDPQTGLPATTIRSAGNPGLRWELVKTLNLALDAGSKNNRVKGSIEYYVKKASDLIGEKIMAPSSGIIPGISLLITNQINYANMRTNGVDVQFTTQNLTGAFKWESSMLFSYVKNIITNYNENTALPASFYFTSNTAPLQIGKSRDVNYWMPWAGLNPQTGKPLIPGQEPQTTENYRAYIDSFKPAQLLTGLTVPPYFGSLRNAFNYKNLQLGAVITFKAGYIFKRESFYPGQEYQDPANYHQDYFKRWKQPGDERFTDVPAAGPADTYLSQYYNRSAALVSKGDHIHLQDISFSYTLNQQSLKKYGLQNIRLYAYARDLGIIWRANKQGIDPDMPTAAYPSPTSYALGLALGF
- a CDS encoding helix-turn-helix transcriptional regulator; protein product: MAEQYIDKISLKLVREKLWEIANKKRITLEDIEDRTGFSYSQVYRIVRGTNNISVSGLIAVCKALEVQPTEVFDFSLEIPKYPAVRKERKG
- a CDS encoding type II toxin-antitoxin system VapC family toxin yields the protein MGKKKIICDTDVLIDYFDASQKRHSKTKLILDQNIGLSNILISSITKMELILGATNKADLTTISKKLNRFSVLLINEAISLRAIDLVQTYGLSHGLALADSMIAATAIQTELELFTYNVKDFRFIAKLDMFSVK
- a CDS encoding DUF6266 family protein — translated: MGTYKKGVLGPFRGKVGTVIGAIWNGIHYMRSLPDVSADNPTQAQLNVRARFAMVNEFLKGLKPLIKVGYQQFNNGTTPMNAASAYHLKNAVTGTSMLNYAIDYQKVMFSVGNLRKPLDTATAATAPAQVDFSWQNNAPAGSTGGTDRASFLVYSPAKKEFVVLSDAAARSALTYVLQLPPEFSGDTVECWMAFTSVDGKEVSDSVYVAQQIII